The following coding sequences are from one Capsicum annuum cultivar UCD-10X-F1 chromosome 3, UCD10Xv1.1, whole genome shotgun sequence window:
- the LOC124896627 gene encoding uncharacterized protein LOC124896627 yields the protein MENLAFALHSHSASITTFNGLNFSDWCEQIKFYLGVLDLDVALYSEKPAAITEARSDEEKSYYKHWDWSNRLGLMFMRLNIACNIKTTLPKTESVKDLLKLVEESSQTVDKSLAGTLMGTLTTMKFNGSHTMHEHVIEMTNIAARLKSLGMEVE from the exons ATGGAGAATTTAG CATTTGCCCTTCATTCTCACTCTGCCTCTATTACGACTTTTAATGGACTTAACTTTTCAGATTGGTGCGAACAGATCAAATTCTATCTTGGggttttagatcttgatgttgCACTTTACTCTGAAAAGCCAGCTGCTATTACTGAAGCTagaagtgatgaagaaaagtcctacTATAAGCATTGGGATTGGTCTAACAGATTAGGACTAATGTTCATGCGATTGAATATTGCGTGCAACATTAAGACTACTCTTCCCAAAACTGAAAGTGTAAAAGATCTTCTGAAACTTGTAGAAGAGTCTTCCCAAACTGTTGATAAGTCTCTTGCTGGGACActaatgggtactttgaccaccatGAAGTTTAATGGTTCAcatactatgcatgagcatgTCATTGAAATGACAAACATAGCAGCAAGAC
- the LOC107865483 gene encoding potassium transporter 5-like isoform X1, with protein sequence MSGNEQNQDVLQQQLKGKKLSGETLKRYDSLDLESSKIPEAKKALEWSVILKLAFQSIGVVYGDIGTSPLYVFSSIFPNGVTYEEDILGALSLILYTITLIPVIKYVFIVLQANDNGDGGTFALYSLICRYSKVGLIPSQQPEDKDVSTFKLDSPDRRTRRASKLKSMLENSNFAKFFMLIATMLGTSMVIEDGVLTPCISVLSAVGGLKAAAPSALTQGRLVWIAVAILILLFMFQRFGTEKVGNTFAPVLCVWFLFIAGIGIYNFVKYDPTVIRALNPKYIIDYFKRNKKNAWISLGGVVMCITGGEALFADVGHFSVQSVQISMCCVTYPALILAYLGQGAFLRKHIDDVSDTFYKSLPYSIYWPVFAVAVLAAIIASQALISGTFAIIQQSLALGCFPQVKILHTSTKYHGQIYIPEVNNLLMLACVIVTLAFRTTEKLSNAYGIAVVFVMTLTSGFLVLVMIMIWKTHILFVIVYVLIIGTFELILLSSVLYKFNQGGYLPLAFAMFLMFIMYVWNYVYRKKYHFELEHKISPLKVKETVDETNYHRLPGLAIFYSELVHGIPPIFKHYVENVPALHSVLVFVSVKSLPISKVPVEERFLFRRVKPPDLYVFRCVVRYGYNDKRNEEEPFERLLVERPKEFIRDDSVLSINASKCNRVSTEQCNVELESDCDIHEDAKFLVDRDIEVVEKAFSIGVLHFIGEQDVIAGKGSNIAKRFVIDYAFNFLKRNLRQSSKVLDIPHKRMLKVGMICEL encoded by the exons ATGTCAGGCAATGAGCAAAACCAAGATGTTCTTCAACAACAGCTCAAAGGAAAGAAACTTTCTGGGGAGACGTTAAAGCGATACGACTCCTTAGACTTGGAATCTAGCAAGATCCCTGAGGCTAAAAAG GCATTAGAATGGTCAGTGATATTGAAGTTGGCGTTTCAAAGCATAGGGGTGGTGTATGGAGATATTGGAACATCACCATTGTATGTGTTTTCATCCATTTTCCCAAATGGTGTAACATATGAAGAAGATATACTTGGTGCACTCTCTCTTATTTTGTACACTATCACCTTGATTCCTGTCATCAAGTATGTCTTCATTGTTCTCCAAGCTAACGATAATGGAGATG GAGGTACATTTGCCTTGTATTCATTGATATGTCGATATTCAAAAGTGGGATTAATTCCAAGTCAACAGCCAGAGGACAAAGATGTGTCAACTTTTAAACTTGATTCGCCAGATAGACGCACACGCCGGGCTTCAAAGCTTAAATCCATGTTAGAAAACAGCAATTTTGCAAAGTTTTTTATGTTAATTGCCACAATGCTTGGTACTTCCATGGTTATTGAGGACGGCGTCCTCACTCCCTGCATTTCAG TTTTATCTGCTGTTGGAGGACTTAAAGCAGCAGCTCCCTCGGCCCTGACTCAAG GAAGACTTGTTTGGATTGCAGTAGCcattttgatattgttgtttatGTTTCAAAGATTTGGAACTGAAAAAGTTGGCAACACTTTTGCGCCTGTACTTTGTGTGTGGTTCCTTTTCATTGCTGGTATTGGCATTTACAACTTCGTCAAGTACGATCCAACTGTTATCAGAGCTCTTAATCCTAAATACATCATAGATTATTTCAAGAGAAACAAAAAGAATGCCTGGATTTCTCTAGGCGGAGTTGTTATGTGCATAACAG GAGGCGAAGCACTATTTGCAGATGTTGGTCATTTTAGTGTTCAATCTGTTCAGATAAGTATGTGTTGTGTGACATACCCTGCGCTCATATTAGCATATCTCGGTCAGGGTGCCTTTTTAAGGAAGCACATTGATGATGTTTCTGATACTTTCTACAAGTCCTTACCTT ATAGTATATATTGGCCAGTATTTGCAGTGGCAGTGTTGGCGGCCATCATTGCAAGTCAAGCATTGATTTCTGGGACTTTTGCTATAATCCAGCAATCCCTGGCGCTAGGATGCTTCCCTCAGGTTAAAATTTTGCATACATCAACCAAATATCATGGACAAATTTACATTCCTGAAGTCAATAACCTTCTCATGTTGGCTTGTGTCATTGTCACTCTTGCATTCAGGACCACCGAGAAGCTAAGCAATGCTTATG GAATAGCAGTTGTGTTTGTGATGACTCTAACTTCGGGCTTCCTCGTACTAGTTATGATCATGATTTGGAAAACTCACATTCTTTTTGTAATTGTCTATGTTCTAATCATTGGCACGTTTGAGCTCATCCTCCTAAGCTCAGTCCTTTACAAGTTCAATCAAGGTGGTTACCTTCCACTGGCCTTTGCCATGTTCCTAATGTTTATCATGTATGTATGGAACTATGTGTATCGAAAGAAGTACCACTTCGAGCTAGAACACAAGATCTCTCCCTTAAAAGTTAAAGAAACAGTGGATGAAACAAACTACCATCGCCTACCCGGACTTGCAATCTTCTATTCTGAACTTGTTCATGGAATTCCACCAATCTTCAAGCATTATGTGGAGAATGTGCCTGCGTTACACTCTGTCCTCGTGTTTGTTTCCGTTAAATCACTGCCTATAAGCAAAGTGCCCGTAGAGGAACGTTTCCTCTTCCGTAGGGTGAAGCCGCCTGATCTCTATGTATTTCGATGTGTGGTGAGATATGGATACAATGATAAGCGCAACGAGGAAGAGCCCTTCGAGAGATTATTGGTGGAGAGGCCGAAGGAATTTATACGAGACGATTCAGTGCTTTCCATAAATGCATCAAAGTGTAACAGAGTATCAACAGAGCAGTGCAATGTGGAATTGGAAAGTGATTGTGACATACACGAGGATGCTAAATTTTTAGTGGATAGAGATATAGAAGTGGTGGAAAAAGCTTTTAGTATTGGAGTTCTTCATTTTATAGGGGAACAAGATGTTATTGCAGGCAAAGGGTCTAATATTGCAAAAAGATTTGTCATTGATTATGCTTTCAATTTCTTGAAGCGAAATTTGAGGCAAAGTAGCAAAGTTTTAGACATACCTCACAAACGCATGTTAAAAGTCGGAATGATATGTGAGCTTTAG
- the LOC107865483 gene encoding potassium transporter 5-like isoform X2 gives MSNFGSLILCGCSVFLIIYCAGGTFALYSLICRYSKVGLIPSQQPEDKDVSTFKLDSPDRRTRRASKLKSMLENSNFAKFFMLIATMLGTSMVIEDGVLTPCISVLSAVGGLKAAAPSALTQGRLVWIAVAILILLFMFQRFGTEKVGNTFAPVLCVWFLFIAGIGIYNFVKYDPTVIRALNPKYIIDYFKRNKKNAWISLGGVVMCITGGEALFADVGHFSVQSVQISMCCVTYPALILAYLGQGAFLRKHIDDVSDTFYKSLPYSIYWPVFAVAVLAAIIASQALISGTFAIIQQSLALGCFPQVKILHTSTKYHGQIYIPEVNNLLMLACVIVTLAFRTTEKLSNAYGIAVVFVMTLTSGFLVLVMIMIWKTHILFVIVYVLIIGTFELILLSSVLYKFNQGGYLPLAFAMFLMFIMYVWNYVYRKKYHFELEHKISPLKVKETVDETNYHRLPGLAIFYSELVHGIPPIFKHYVENVPALHSVLVFVSVKSLPISKVPVEERFLFRRVKPPDLYVFRCVVRYGYNDKRNEEEPFERLLVERPKEFIRDDSVLSINASKCNRVSTEQCNVELESDCDIHEDAKFLVDRDIEVVEKAFSIGVLHFIGEQDVIAGKGSNIAKRFVIDYAFNFLKRNLRQSSKVLDIPHKRMLKVGMICEL, from the exons ATGAGTAATTTTGGCTCTTTAATACTCTGTGGATGCAGTGTTTTCCTTATTATCTATTg TGCAGGAGGTACATTTGCCTTGTATTCATTGATATGTCGATATTCAAAAGTGGGATTAATTCCAAGTCAACAGCCAGAGGACAAAGATGTGTCAACTTTTAAACTTGATTCGCCAGATAGACGCACACGCCGGGCTTCAAAGCTTAAATCCATGTTAGAAAACAGCAATTTTGCAAAGTTTTTTATGTTAATTGCCACAATGCTTGGTACTTCCATGGTTATTGAGGACGGCGTCCTCACTCCCTGCATTTCAG TTTTATCTGCTGTTGGAGGACTTAAAGCAGCAGCTCCCTCGGCCCTGACTCAAG GAAGACTTGTTTGGATTGCAGTAGCcattttgatattgttgtttatGTTTCAAAGATTTGGAACTGAAAAAGTTGGCAACACTTTTGCGCCTGTACTTTGTGTGTGGTTCCTTTTCATTGCTGGTATTGGCATTTACAACTTCGTCAAGTACGATCCAACTGTTATCAGAGCTCTTAATCCTAAATACATCATAGATTATTTCAAGAGAAACAAAAAGAATGCCTGGATTTCTCTAGGCGGAGTTGTTATGTGCATAACAG GAGGCGAAGCACTATTTGCAGATGTTGGTCATTTTAGTGTTCAATCTGTTCAGATAAGTATGTGTTGTGTGACATACCCTGCGCTCATATTAGCATATCTCGGTCAGGGTGCCTTTTTAAGGAAGCACATTGATGATGTTTCTGATACTTTCTACAAGTCCTTACCTT ATAGTATATATTGGCCAGTATTTGCAGTGGCAGTGTTGGCGGCCATCATTGCAAGTCAAGCATTGATTTCTGGGACTTTTGCTATAATCCAGCAATCCCTGGCGCTAGGATGCTTCCCTCAGGTTAAAATTTTGCATACATCAACCAAATATCATGGACAAATTTACATTCCTGAAGTCAATAACCTTCTCATGTTGGCTTGTGTCATTGTCACTCTTGCATTCAGGACCACCGAGAAGCTAAGCAATGCTTATG GAATAGCAGTTGTGTTTGTGATGACTCTAACTTCGGGCTTCCTCGTACTAGTTATGATCATGATTTGGAAAACTCACATTCTTTTTGTAATTGTCTATGTTCTAATCATTGGCACGTTTGAGCTCATCCTCCTAAGCTCAGTCCTTTACAAGTTCAATCAAGGTGGTTACCTTCCACTGGCCTTTGCCATGTTCCTAATGTTTATCATGTATGTATGGAACTATGTGTATCGAAAGAAGTACCACTTCGAGCTAGAACACAAGATCTCTCCCTTAAAAGTTAAAGAAACAGTGGATGAAACAAACTACCATCGCCTACCCGGACTTGCAATCTTCTATTCTGAACTTGTTCATGGAATTCCACCAATCTTCAAGCATTATGTGGAGAATGTGCCTGCGTTACACTCTGTCCTCGTGTTTGTTTCCGTTAAATCACTGCCTATAAGCAAAGTGCCCGTAGAGGAACGTTTCCTCTTCCGTAGGGTGAAGCCGCCTGATCTCTATGTATTTCGATGTGTGGTGAGATATGGATACAATGATAAGCGCAACGAGGAAGAGCCCTTCGAGAGATTATTGGTGGAGAGGCCGAAGGAATTTATACGAGACGATTCAGTGCTTTCCATAAATGCATCAAAGTGTAACAGAGTATCAACAGAGCAGTGCAATGTGGAATTGGAAAGTGATTGTGACATACACGAGGATGCTAAATTTTTAGTGGATAGAGATATAGAAGTGGTGGAAAAAGCTTTTAGTATTGGAGTTCTTCATTTTATAGGGGAACAAGATGTTATTGCAGGCAAAGGGTCTAATATTGCAAAAAGATTTGTCATTGATTATGCTTTCAATTTCTTGAAGCGAAATTTGAGGCAAAGTAGCAAAGTTTTAGACATACCTCACAAACGCATGTTAAAAGTCGGAATGATATGTGAGCTTTAG